The Labeo rohita strain BAU-BD-2019 unplaced genomic scaffold, IGBB_LRoh.1.0 scaffold_73, whole genome shotgun sequence genome has a window encoding:
- the lyrm2 gene encoding LYR motif-containing protein 2, which translates to MAVSRLPPAALSLKQFLQRQKVLGVYRDLLRTIRKIPNESDRSYLRGWAREEFKRNKSETDQDVIRMMITQANNHLEDLRRSLALAGC; encoded by the exons ATGGCAGTGTCCCGATTACCACCGGCAGCTCTGAGTCTCAAACAG tttttgcaGAGGCAGAAGGTTCTGGGTGTTTACAGAGATCTGCTCCGAACCATCCGCAAAATACCGAACGAGTCTGATCGCAGTTATTTAAGAGGGTGGGCCAGAGAAGAGTTCAAGAGGAACAAGAGCGAAACAGACCAG GATGTGATTCGCATGATGATCACTCAAGCAAACAATCATCTGGAGGATTTGAGAAGATCTCTCGCGTTGGCTGGATGCTAG
- the lats1 gene encoding serine/threonine-protein kinase LATS1 isoform X1, whose translation MKRGEKPEGYRQMRPQTFPASNYGGNSQQMLQEIRESLRNLSRPPDASKTDVSVGKGQPDDARQQGRSNNPRNPHHHRALQEIRRSLMPFANETTSSGHTADINRHMQQELQDAGFDEDMVVRALKQTNSHSVEAAIEYISRMNFQEPAREQITAAAARPVSTAIKQAGPSQMPLLRRQSWKGSKESLAPQRHSALMTDGMNYRPSSPGPQSDLSRPATFPQTLAAAASGQRVNPPLPRQVRSITPPPSSWDSNPSTKRYSGNLDYLVPRISPVPQGSRPDGYINPPSQAQRGISPVPVGRQPIIMQNSGGNKFTFPPSWPQNGNIQSEYVGLNSSGRQPPPPPYPMHQTNRQSPTAQQMQSSALAAPSNGANLPPSMLVPNRNSHNLDMYNLGVLPQVRPPVQQPQTSPGHSTNQDVPSSWPHSVPGRSNSFTNAQPSGRQCSSVPSSQPSGTTVTTITQAPILQPVKSMRVQKPELHTAVAPSHPPWMQQPPPPTAYQEPSAPMVAPEVPSYQGPPPPYPKHLLQQPPPPGYDPNPGLRPSSKEEDGMDNDNDTDSTCSSERAEGSEEREKKQITTSPVPVRRWKRDEERKGESRVPMYSPQAFKFFMEQHVENILKNHQQRIRRKKQLESEMQRVGLSSDAQEQMRMMLCQKESNYIRLKRAKMDKSMFEKIKTLGIGAFGEVCLARKVDTGALYAMKTLRKKDVLLRNQVAHVKAERDILAEADNEWVVRLYYSFQDKDNLYFVMDYIPGGDMMSLLIRMGIFQEDLAQFYIAELTCAVESVHKMGFIHRDIKPDNILIDRDGHIKLTDFGLCTGFRWTHDSKYYQSGDHVRQDSMDFSKEWEDSANCRCGDRLKPLERRAARQHQRCLAHSLVGTPNYIAPEVLLRTGYTQLCDWWSVGVILYEMVVGQPPFLATTPLETQMKVINWQTSLHIPFQAKLSPEATDLILKLCRGPEDRLGKNGADEIKAHPFFKSIDFSTDLRQQHHAPYIPKITHCTDTSNFDPVDPDKLWSDDADGNHNDTLNRWFKNGKHPEHAFYEFTFRRFFDDNGHPYSYPKPIECEDYDGEDDEPVNPSKGLGPEQGRDLVYV comes from the exons ATGAAGAGGGGAGAGAAACCCGAGGGATACAGACAAATGCGACCCCAGACGTTCCCTGCGAGCAACTATGGCGGCAATAGCCAACAAATGCTGCAGGAGATCCGAGAGAGCTTGCGGAACCTCTCCCGGCCGCCAGATGCTTCCAAAACCGACGTGAGCGTTGGGAAGGGACAGCCGGATGATGCCAGACAACAAGGGCGCAGCAACAACCCCAGGAACCCTCACCATCACAGAGCACTGCAGGAGATCCGCAGATCACTCATGCCCTTTGCTAATGAAACTACCTCCAGTGGACACACTGCAGATATCAACAGACACATGCAGCAAGAGCTGCAGGATGCTGGCTTTGATGAG GATATGGTGGTTCGTGCTCTGAAGCAGACGAACAGTCACAGTGTGGAGGCAGCCATAGAGTACATCAGTAGGATGAACTTCCAGGAGCCTGCCAGGGAGCAGATAACAGCCGCTGCAGCTCGACCTGTCAGCACGGCCATAAAACAAGCAG GTCCATCCCAAATGCCATTGTTGCGGCGCCAAAGCTGGAAGGGTTCAAAGGAATCTCTGGCCCCACAGCGACACAGTGCTCTAATGACTGATGGCATGAATTACCGTCCCAGTAGCCCTGGACCTCAAAGCGACCTCTCGCGGCCTGCTACCTTTCCTCAAACTCTTGCTGCTGCAGCCAGCGGTCAACGAGTGAACCCCCCCCTTCCACGGCAGGTACGTAGCATCACTCCTCCTCCCTCCTCGTGGGACTCCAATCCCTCAACCAAGCGGTATTCTGGGAACTTGGATTACCTGGTGCCTCGGATCTCTCCTGTGCCTCAGGGGTCCCGACCCGACGGCTATATAAACCCTCCGTCTCAGGCGCAGCGAGGGATCAGTCCAGTGCCTGTGGGTCGGCAACCcatcatcatgcaaaactcCGGGGGCAACAAGTTTACCTTTCCTCCATCCTGGCCTCAGAACGGCAACATACAAAGTGAGTATGTGGGCCTTAATAGCAGTGGCCGGCAGCCTCCACCACCTCCGTATCCCATGCACCAGACTAACAGACAGAGCCCCACAGCCCAGCAGATGCAATCCAGTGCTCTTGCAGCACCCTCAAATGGAGCCAACCTTCCCCCAAGCATGCTGGTGCCCAACCGCAATAGCCACAACCTTGATATGTACAACCTTGGGGTACTACCCCAGGTCAGACCTCCTGTGCAGCAACCTCAGACTTCCCCCGGCCACAGCACCAATCAGGACGTTCCTTCGTCATGGCCCCACAGCGTACCAGGACGCTCCAACTCGTTCACCAATGCCCAACCCAGTGGACGCCAGTGCTCATCAGTGCCCAGCTCTCAACCTTCTGGCACTACCGTCACCACCATTACACAGGCCCCCATTTTGCAGCCTGTAAAAAGTATGCGTGTGCAGAAGCCAGAGCTGCACACCGCAGTGGCCCCTTCACACCCACCTTGGATGCAGCAGCCACCTCCGCCCACTGCTTATCAAGAACCGTCTGCCCCCATGGTTGCTCCCGAAGTCCCTAGCTATCAAGGCCCACCCCCTCCTTATCCTAAACACCTGCTACAACAGCCGCCTCCACCAGGGTACGACCCCAACCCTGGCCTGAGACCTAGCAGCAAAGAGGAGGATGGCATGGACAACGACAATGACACTGACAGTACCTGCTCCAGCGAGCGTGCTGAGGGCTCTGAGGAACGTGAGAAGAAACAGATCACGACATCTCCCGTGCCCGTGCGGCGTTGGAAACGCGACGAGGAGCGCAAGGGGGAAAGCAGAGTTCCTATGTACTCCCCGCAGGCTTTTAAGTTCTTTATGGAACAGCATGTGGAGAACATCCTGAAGAATCACCAGCAGAGGATTCGAAGGAAGAAGCAGTTGGAGAGCGAGATGCAGCGG GTGGGACTTTCAAGTGATGCACAGGAGCAGATGCGCATGATGCTGTGCCAGAAAGAATCCAACTACATCCGCCTCAAGCGTGCCAAAATGGACAAATCCATGTTCGAGAAGATCAAGACTTTGGGAATCGGGGCGTTTGGAGAAGTGTGTTTGGCTCGGAAAGTGGACACTGGTGCGCTGTATGCCATGAAGACCCTCCGTAAAAAAGATGTCCTGTTAAGGAACCAGGTGGCTCATGTGAAAGCTGAGCGGGATATTCTCGCTGAGGCTGATAACGAGTGGGTCGTCCGGTTGTACTACTCTTTTCAGGATAAAGATAACTTGTATTTTGTCATGGACTACATCCCTGGTGGGGACATGATGAGTCTCTTGATCAGAATGGGCATTTTTCAAGAGGACTTGGCTCAGTTTTACATCGCTGAGCTCACATGTGCTGTGGAAAGCGTGCACAAAATGGGTTTCATCCATCGAGACATCAAACCTGACAACATCCTAATTGATCGTGATGGACACATCAAACTGACAGACTTTGGCCTGTGCACTGGCTTCCGATGGACTCACGACTCCAAATACTACCAAAGCG GTGATCATGTGCGTCAGGACAGTATGGACTTCAGTAAGGAGTGGGAGGATAGTGCTAACTGTCGCTGTGGAGACCGACTAAAGCCACTGGAGCGGAGAGCCGCTAGACAACATCAGCGCTGCTTGGCACACTCGTTGGTGGGCACTCCCAATTACATCGCACCTGAGGTTTTGCTGCGCACAG gTTACACGCAGCTCTGTGATTGGTGGAGTGTGGGTGTTATCCTTTATGAGATGGTAGTCGGTCAGCCTCCTTTTCTGGCAACGACTCCTCTTGAGACCCAAATGAAG GTGATAAACTGGCAGACGTCTCTACACATCCCCTTCCAGGCCAAGCTGAGTCCAGAAGCTACCGACCTGATCCTGAAGCTCTGCCGTGGCCCAGAAGACCGGCTCGGGAAAAATGGAGCTGATGAGATTAAAGCCCATCCATTCTTCAAAAGCATCGACTTCTCCACAGATCTGCGGCAGCAGCACCATGCACCTTACATCCCcaaaattacacactgcacTGACACCTCCAACTTTGACCCCGTTGACCCTGACAAACTCTGGAGCGACGATGCTGACGGCAACCACAATGACACGCTCAACCGCTGGTTCAAGAACGGTAAGCACCCGGAGCACGCCTTCTACGAGTTCACCTTCCGCCGCTTCTTCGACGATAACGGCCACCCGTACAGCTATCCCAAGCCCATCGAGTGCGAGGATTATGATGGGGAGGACGACGAGCCGGTCAACCCGTCGAAGGGGTTGGGGCCAGAACAGGGGCGGGATTTAGTGTATGTTTAG
- the lats1 gene encoding serine/threonine-protein kinase LATS1 isoform X2, with translation MKRGEKPEGYRQMRPQTFPASNYGGNSQQMLQEIRESLRNLSRPPDASKTDVSVGKGQPDDARQQGRSNNPRNPHHHRALQEIRRSLMPFANETTSSGHTADINRHMQQELQDAGFDEDMVVRALKQTNSHSVEAAIEYISRMNFQEPAREQITAAAARPVSTAIKQAGPSQMPLLRRQSWKGSKESLAPQRHSALMTDGMNYRPSSPGPQSDLSRPATFPQTLAAAASGQRVNPPLPRQVRSITPPPSSWDSNPSTKRYSGNLDYLVPRISPVPQGSRPDGYINPPSQAQRGISPVPVGRQPIIMQNSGGNKFTFPPSWPQNGNIQSEYVGLNSSGRQPPPPPYPMHQTNRQSPTAQQMQSSALAAPSNGANLPPSMLVPNRNSHNLDMYNLGVLPQVRPPVQQPQTSPGHSTNQDVPSSWPHSVPGRSNSFTNAQPSGRQCSSVPSSQPSGTTVTTITQAPILQPVKSMRVQKPELHTAVAPSHPPWMQQPPPPTAYQEPSAPMVAPEVPSYQGPPPPYPKHLLQQPPPPGYDPNPGLRPSSKEEDGMDNDNDTDSTCSSERAEGSEEREKKQITTSPVPVRRWKRDEERKGESRVPMYSPQAFKFFMEQHVENILKNHQQRIRRKKQLESEMQRSVDLLRKPTFFSLSDQLVFIV, from the exons ATGAAGAGGGGAGAGAAACCCGAGGGATACAGACAAATGCGACCCCAGACGTTCCCTGCGAGCAACTATGGCGGCAATAGCCAACAAATGCTGCAGGAGATCCGAGAGAGCTTGCGGAACCTCTCCCGGCCGCCAGATGCTTCCAAAACCGACGTGAGCGTTGGGAAGGGACAGCCGGATGATGCCAGACAACAAGGGCGCAGCAACAACCCCAGGAACCCTCACCATCACAGAGCACTGCAGGAGATCCGCAGATCACTCATGCCCTTTGCTAATGAAACTACCTCCAGTGGACACACTGCAGATATCAACAGACACATGCAGCAAGAGCTGCAGGATGCTGGCTTTGATGAG GATATGGTGGTTCGTGCTCTGAAGCAGACGAACAGTCACAGTGTGGAGGCAGCCATAGAGTACATCAGTAGGATGAACTTCCAGGAGCCTGCCAGGGAGCAGATAACAGCCGCTGCAGCTCGACCTGTCAGCACGGCCATAAAACAAGCAG GTCCATCCCAAATGCCATTGTTGCGGCGCCAAAGCTGGAAGGGTTCAAAGGAATCTCTGGCCCCACAGCGACACAGTGCTCTAATGACTGATGGCATGAATTACCGTCCCAGTAGCCCTGGACCTCAAAGCGACCTCTCGCGGCCTGCTACCTTTCCTCAAACTCTTGCTGCTGCAGCCAGCGGTCAACGAGTGAACCCCCCCCTTCCACGGCAGGTACGTAGCATCACTCCTCCTCCCTCCTCGTGGGACTCCAATCCCTCAACCAAGCGGTATTCTGGGAACTTGGATTACCTGGTGCCTCGGATCTCTCCTGTGCCTCAGGGGTCCCGACCCGACGGCTATATAAACCCTCCGTCTCAGGCGCAGCGAGGGATCAGTCCAGTGCCTGTGGGTCGGCAACCcatcatcatgcaaaactcCGGGGGCAACAAGTTTACCTTTCCTCCATCCTGGCCTCAGAACGGCAACATACAAAGTGAGTATGTGGGCCTTAATAGCAGTGGCCGGCAGCCTCCACCACCTCCGTATCCCATGCACCAGACTAACAGACAGAGCCCCACAGCCCAGCAGATGCAATCCAGTGCTCTTGCAGCACCCTCAAATGGAGCCAACCTTCCCCCAAGCATGCTGGTGCCCAACCGCAATAGCCACAACCTTGATATGTACAACCTTGGGGTACTACCCCAGGTCAGACCTCCTGTGCAGCAACCTCAGACTTCCCCCGGCCACAGCACCAATCAGGACGTTCCTTCGTCATGGCCCCACAGCGTACCAGGACGCTCCAACTCGTTCACCAATGCCCAACCCAGTGGACGCCAGTGCTCATCAGTGCCCAGCTCTCAACCTTCTGGCACTACCGTCACCACCATTACACAGGCCCCCATTTTGCAGCCTGTAAAAAGTATGCGTGTGCAGAAGCCAGAGCTGCACACCGCAGTGGCCCCTTCACACCCACCTTGGATGCAGCAGCCACCTCCGCCCACTGCTTATCAAGAACCGTCTGCCCCCATGGTTGCTCCCGAAGTCCCTAGCTATCAAGGCCCACCCCCTCCTTATCCTAAACACCTGCTACAACAGCCGCCTCCACCAGGGTACGACCCCAACCCTGGCCTGAGACCTAGCAGCAAAGAGGAGGATGGCATGGACAACGACAATGACACTGACAGTACCTGCTCCAGCGAGCGTGCTGAGGGCTCTGAGGAACGTGAGAAGAAACAGATCACGACATCTCCCGTGCCCGTGCGGCGTTGGAAACGCGACGAGGAGCGCAAGGGGGAAAGCAGAGTTCCTATGTACTCCCCGCAGGCTTTTAAGTTCTTTATGGAACAGCATGTGGAGAACATCCTGAAGAATCACCAGCAGAGGATTCGAAGGAAGAAGCAGTTGGAGAGCGAGATGCAGCGG TCTGTGGATCTCCTCCGTAAGCCTACTTTCTTTTCTTTGAGTGATCAACTGGTTTTCATAGTTTAA
- the nup43 gene encoding nucleoporin Nup43, with the protein MDPIAKYISQKISKTRWQPISPALLQQPEVFATGSWDNENNKVSIWSVGDHGVSNMDGEFDEEPQLLCDSKHDGDVMDLQFLDHDRLVSASSSGAVKIFKLQSDCQALSLAHVWERAHRYSCDNAPCTAIVCKSPEIVSVGEDGRVILYKADQTEVLRVIENADSSTIHAVTFLRTTEVLTVNSIGQLKMWDFRQQNDSPAQILSLTGDRVPLHCVDKHPNQQHIVATGGQDGMLCIWDVRQGNTPFSLIEAHSAEMWEVHFHPSNPNHLFTCSEDGSLLHWETTSGSDMSTLLQRGWNSRVVSHSAAPLAGENDSVVSAWLAGDSSKNRLEATHILPSQTLSVNSLDVLEQCLVCGTDGEAVYVHRQVPV; encoded by the exons ATGGATCCAATAGCCAAATACATCTCGCAGAAAATCAGCAAGACGCGGTGGCAGCCTATTTCTCCAGCTTTATTACAGCAGCCTGAAGTGTTCGCCACAGGATCCTGGGACAACGAG AATAACAAAGTGTCCATCTGGTCTGTGGGAGATCATGGAGTCTCAAACATGGACGGAGAGTTTGATGAAGAGCCGCAGTTATTGTGTGACTCAAAGCATGACGGGGATGTCATGGACCTGCAG TTTCTAGATCATGACAGGCTTGTTTCTGCATCATCAAGTGGGGCTGTGAAAATCTTTAAGCTTCAGTCTGACTGTCAG GCTCTGTCACTGGCTCATGTGTGGGAGAGAGCTCATCGTTACTCTTGTGATAATGCACCCTGCACTGCAATAGTGTGCAAAAGCCCTGAAATCGTGTCAGTGGGTGAGGACGGCAGAGTTATTCTTTACAAGGCAGATCAGACTGAAGTTCTCCGTGTTATTG AAAATGCAGATAGCAGTACAATTCATGCTGTTACATTTCTAAGGACGACGGAAGTTCTCACTGTTAACTCCATCGGTCAGCTGAAGATGTGGGACTTCAGACAGCAGAATGACAGTCCTGCACAAATTCTCTCTCT CACTGGGGACAGAGTGCCCTTGCATTGTGTGGATAAACACCCAAACCAGCAGCATATAGTGGCCACAGGAGGACAGGATGGGATGTTGTGTATCTGGGATGTGAGACAGGGCAATACACCCTTCTCTCTCATAGAGGCCCATTCAGCAGAAA TGTGGGAAGTACATTTTCATCCATCAAACCCAAATCACTTGTTTACATGCTCAGAAGATGGATCTCTGCTCCACTGGGAGACGACTTCAGGATCAGACATGAGCACACTCTTACAGA GGGGCTGGAACAGCAGGGTCGTCTCGCATAGTGCCGCACCGCTGGCAGGGGAGAATGACTCTGTGGTCAGCGCCTGGCTTGCTGGGGACTCCAGCAAAAATAGACTGGAGGCAACCCACATCCTGCCCAGCCAGACACTGTCCGTCAACAGCCTTGATGTGCTTGAGCAGTGTTTAGTGTGCGGGACCGATGGAGAGGCTGTGTACGTCCACAGACAAGTTCCTGTTTGA